Proteins encoded by one window of Aliivibrio wodanis:
- the rpoN gene encoding RNA polymerase sigma-54 factor (sigma-N): MKASLQLKMGQQLAMTPQLQQAIRLLQLSTLDLQQEIQEALDSNPLLDVEEEALSTPEELISPEPQPEKETATAEQEAPVTDSSDVIESNNISEELEMDANWDDVYSANSGSTGLAIDDDTPLYQGETTESLQDYLMWQADLTPFSDIDRTIATSIIESLDDYGYLTISLDEVLESVGNDDVEMDEVAAVLKRIQQFDPLGVASRDLAECLMLQLATYPADTPWLPETKLILTEHINLLGNRDYRQLAKETKLKESDLKQVMTLIHELDPRPGNRVIDTDTEYVIPDVSVFKHNAKWVVTINPDSVPRLKVNAEYAALGKGLGNSPDGQFIRTNLQEAKWLIKSLESRNETLLKVARCIVEHQQDFFEYGEEAMKPMVLNDIALDVEMHESTISRVTTQKFMHTPRGIFELKYFFSSHVSTDNGGECSSTAIRALVKKLVAAENQAKPLSDSKIATLLAEQGIQVARRTIAKYRESLGIAPSNQRKRLL; the protein is encoded by the coding sequence ATGAAAGCCTCTCTTCAGCTCAAAATGGGACAACAGCTTGCAATGACGCCTCAGTTGCAGCAAGCAATTCGATTATTGCAATTATCGACCCTAGACCTACAGCAAGAGATTCAAGAAGCGCTAGACTCCAATCCTCTTCTGGATGTAGAAGAGGAAGCATTAAGCACGCCTGAAGAACTGATATCTCCTGAACCTCAACCAGAAAAAGAAACGGCAACTGCAGAACAAGAAGCTCCAGTCACAGACAGCAGTGATGTGATTGAAAGCAATAACATCTCAGAAGAATTAGAAATGGATGCTAACTGGGATGACGTATATAGCGCCAACAGTGGCAGTACTGGATTAGCCATTGATGATGATACTCCATTGTATCAAGGCGAAACTACAGAGAGCCTTCAAGATTATTTAATGTGGCAAGCTGACCTAACTCCATTCAGTGATATTGACCGCACCATCGCTACCTCGATTATCGAATCCTTAGATGATTATGGTTACTTAACTATCAGCCTTGATGAAGTGCTAGAAAGCGTTGGAAATGACGATGTTGAAATGGATGAAGTAGCAGCTGTTTTAAAACGTATTCAACAATTTGACCCACTTGGCGTTGCCTCTCGAGATCTTGCTGAGTGCCTAATGTTACAGCTTGCTACCTATCCTGCTGATACTCCATGGCTACCTGAAACTAAGCTAATTTTAACAGAGCATATCAATTTATTAGGCAATCGTGACTATCGACAATTAGCAAAAGAGACTAAGCTAAAAGAAAGCGATTTAAAACAGGTTATGACCCTAATTCACGAGCTTGATCCTCGACCAGGAAACCGTGTAATTGATACTGATACTGAATATGTCATCCCTGATGTCTCAGTCTTTAAACATAATGCGAAATGGGTCGTTACTATCAATCCAGATAGTGTTCCTCGTTTAAAAGTAAATGCAGAATATGCAGCTTTAGGTAAGGGGTTGGGCAACAGTCCAGACGGGCAATTCATTCGAACCAATTTGCAAGAGGCAAAGTGGCTAATTAAGAGTTTAGAGAGCAGAAACGAGACGCTGCTCAAAGTTGCACGTTGTATAGTTGAACATCAACAAGATTTCTTCGAATATGGTGAAGAAGCCATGAAGCCAATGGTTCTTAATGACATTGCTTTAGATGTCGAAATGCATGAATCCACTATATCTCGAGTCACTACACAAAAATTCATGCATACCCCTCGTGGTATTTTTGAATTAAAATATTTCTTCTCTAGTCATGTTAGTACGGATAACGGTGGTGAATGCTCATCAACAGCAATCCGGGCACTAGTGAAAAAGTTGGTCGCGGCTGAAAACCAAGCCAAACCACTAAGCGACAGTAAAATCGCAACCTTATTAGCTGAGCAAGGGATTCAAGTTGCACGACGCACTATAGCTAAATATCGTGAATCTCTGGGGATAGCCCCATCGAATCAGCGTAAGCGTTTACTTTAA
- the lptC gene encoding lipopolysaccharide export system protein LptC codes for MTLKHLFITILLLISSWSAYYLYYESVKSDVQVSPDQKVPVFTGQDISNNNYNESGVRNYQINAKALARFAKTGETSFTAPHLFVFEHGETKEWEIRSDFGVLNNKHELYLTGNVTIKNLLPEAAFNTMKTDSINIKLTTKDFMTEDVVSLVGSTFETTGVGIKGNFAHQQATLLENVQGIYEAFTH; via the coding sequence ATGACCTTGAAACACCTCTTCATAACCATATTATTATTGATATCTAGCTGGTCTGCTTATTACTTATATTATGAATCTGTCAAAAGTGACGTTCAAGTAAGTCCAGATCAAAAAGTACCCGTATTTACAGGCCAAGATATTAGTAATAATAATTATAATGAAAGTGGTGTTCGTAATTACCAAATTAACGCTAAGGCTCTCGCCCGTTTTGCTAAAACAGGTGAAACAAGCTTTACAGCACCTCATCTTTTTGTTTTTGAACATGGAGAAACGAAAGAGTGGGAAATAAGATCTGACTTTGGTGTATTAAATAATAAGCATGAGCTCTATTTAACAGGAAATGTCACGATTAAAAACCTGTTACCTGAAGCCGCTTTTAACACCATGAAAACCGATAGCATAAACATAAAACTGACGACAAAAGATTTTATGACAGAAGATGTCGTTAGCCTTGTTGGCTCCACGTTTGAAACAACAGGTGTGGGGATCAAAGGAAACTTTGCTCATCAACAAGCCACTTTATTAGAAAACGTACAAGGTATCTATGAAGCTTTCACACATTAG
- the lptB gene encoding lipopolysaccharide export system ATP-binding protein LptB — protein sequence MAILEAKNLAKTYGSRKVVSDVSLTVESGKIVGLLGPNGAGKTTSFYMIVGLVSRDEGSITIDGVDISLQPMHNRSKMGIGYLPQEASIFRKLSVFDNIMAVLQTRKDLSKAERLDKLEELLDEFNIQHIRNSNGMALSGGERRRVEIARALAANPKFILLDEPFAGVDPISVIDIKKIIQHLRDRGLGVLITDHNVRETLDVCEHAYIVSQGHMIANGSPDHVLNDEHVKRVYLGDQFKL from the coding sequence ATGGCCATATTAGAAGCAAAAAACCTTGCAAAAACATACGGTAGCCGTAAAGTGGTCTCTGATGTTAGTCTGACGGTTGAGTCTGGAAAAATAGTCGGTTTACTTGGCCCTAATGGAGCAGGAAAAACTACCTCTTTTTATATGATTGTTGGTTTGGTCTCTCGTGATGAAGGCTCTATTACTATTGATGGTGTTGATATTTCACTACAACCAATGCATAACCGATCGAAAATGGGAATAGGTTACTTACCACAAGAAGCCTCTATTTTTAGAAAGCTCTCTGTGTTTGATAACATCATGGCCGTGCTGCAAACCCGTAAAGATTTATCAAAAGCGGAGCGCTTAGATAAACTTGAAGAGTTACTGGATGAATTTAACATTCAGCATATTCGCAACAGTAATGGTATGGCACTTTCTGGTGGTGAACGTCGTCGAGTTGAAATAGCTCGAGCGTTAGCTGCTAATCCTAAGTTTATTCTGCTTGATGAACCTTTTGCAGGTGTCGACCCAATTTCAGTTATCGACATTAAGAAAATTATTCAGCACCTGAGAGATCGTGGTCTTGGCGTTTTAATTACCGATCACAATGTACGCGAAACACTGGATGTATGCGAACACGCTTATATCGTTAGCCAAGGCCATATGATAGCCAATGGCTCCCCTGATCACGTATTAAATGATGAGCACGTTAAACGTGTTTATCTTGGTGATCAATTTAAGTTGTAA
- a CDS encoding sigma-54 modulation protein — translation MQINITGQNVELTDSLREYVDTKFQKLDRFFEHINNVHVVLKLEKVRHVAEATLHVNQGDIHAHSDAEDMYAAIDGLVDKLVRQLNKHKEKLSSH, via the coding sequence ATGCAAATAAACATTACAGGTCAAAACGTCGAACTAACAGATAGCCTTCGTGAATATGTAGATACGAAATTCCAAAAATTAGACCGCTTTTTTGAGCACATAAATAATGTACATGTCGTCTTGAAATTAGAAAAAGTACGCCATGTAGCCGAAGCAACACTTCATGTAAATCAAGGTGATATACACGCCCATTCTGACGCAGAAGATATGTATGCCGCGATTGATGGTTTGGTGGACAAACTTGTTCGTCAACTCAATAAACATAAAGAAAAACTAAGTAGTCATTAA
- the lptA gene encoding lipopolysaccharide export system protein LptA, translating to MKLSHISLLAGLLLSTPSWALSTDTEQPIHINSNSQSFDMQSNQVTFLGKVTLKQGSIEIFADKLVVTRPQGKEGRETLEAYGKPARFSQLTDDGKTLKGESNKLHYELEKEFLKMEGNAQLTQDDSVIKGNVITYNMQTQRLIADGDKNERVTTILQPSQLNNK from the coding sequence ATGAAGCTTTCACACATTAGTCTACTTGCAGGCTTACTACTAAGTACTCCAAGTTGGGCACTAAGCACCGATACAGAACAACCTATCCATATTAACTCAAATTCACAAAGCTTTGATATGCAGAGTAACCAAGTGACTTTCCTTGGTAAAGTAACCTTAAAGCAAGGCAGCATTGAGATTTTTGCAGATAAGTTAGTTGTTACTCGCCCTCAAGGAAAAGAAGGAAGAGAAACACTTGAAGCCTATGGGAAGCCTGCTCGTTTTAGCCAACTAACTGATGATGGTAAAACGTTAAAAGGGGAATCCAATAAGTTGCATTATGAGTTAGAAAAAGAATTTCTAAAAATGGAAGGTAATGCACAACTTACTCAAGATGACAGTGTTATTAAAGGCAATGTCATTACTTATAATATGCAAACCCAAAGACTGATTGCTGACGGTGATAAGAACGAACGCGTTACAACCATCCTTCAGCCTAGCCAATTGAATAATAAGTAA
- the kdsC gene encoding 3-deoxy-d-manno-octulosonate 8-phosphate phosphatase, whose product MTTKLIPTLYGNVEESVFTLAKNIKLLICDVDGVFSDGLVYMGNDGEELKTFHTRDGYGVKSLMSAGVEIAIITGRNSKIVENRMTALGIKLIYQGQDNKLQAYQDILTKLNIAPEHTGYIGDDLIDWPVMEKVALKVCVADGHPLLIQRANYVTKIKGGHGAVREVSDLILEAKGELEQHKGLSI is encoded by the coding sequence ATGACAACTAAATTAATCCCAACGCTTTACGGAAATGTAGAAGAATCTGTATTTACTCTTGCTAAAAATATTAAGCTATTAATTTGTGATGTTGATGGTGTTTTTTCTGACGGTCTAGTCTATATGGGCAATGATGGCGAAGAACTAAAGACTTTCCATACCCGTGATGGCTATGGTGTTAAATCACTTATGTCTGCAGGTGTAGAAATAGCGATCATTACTGGTCGTAACTCTAAAATTGTAGAGAACCGAATGACAGCTCTTGGGATCAAGCTAATCTACCAAGGCCAAGATAATAAACTACAAGCATACCAAGATATTTTAACTAAACTCAATATAGCACCAGAGCACACAGGCTATATTGGTGATGATTTAATTGATTGGCCTGTAATGGAAAAAGTAGCCTTAAAAGTCTGTGTAGCTGATGGACACCCATTACTTATACAACGAGCAAATTATGTAACCAAAATTAAAGGCGGCCACGGTGCCGTTCGAGAAGTCAGCGATCTTATTTTAGAAGCGAAGGGAGAGCTAGAGCAACATAAAGGCTTAAGCATATGA
- the kdsD gene encoding arabinose 5-phosphate isomerase, whose protein sequence is MATQFDFCKAGKNVLQIEIDALTQLKNYINDDFTKACQLMLECKRKVVVMGMGKSGHIGKKIAATLASTGTPSFFVHPGEASHGDLGMIEKGDVVIAISNSGEAGEILALLPVIKRLGITLITMTGKTDSSMAKVADVNLQITVPQEACPLGLAPTSSTTATLAMGDAFAVALLQAKGFTADDFALSHPGGALGRKLLLLLSDIMHKDDELPMVTEDALIKTALLEVSEKGLGMTAIIDSEQKVIGIFTDGDLRRLLDNRIDIHTQTIGEVMTHSPAVANPSLLAVEGLNLMQDKKINGLLLCDENNRLVGALNMHDLLKAGVM, encoded by the coding sequence ATGGCAACTCAGTTTGATTTCTGTAAAGCAGGTAAAAATGTTCTTCAAATTGAAATAGATGCACTTACCCAATTAAAAAATTACATCAATGACGATTTTACCAAAGCGTGCCAATTAATGTTGGAGTGCAAGCGTAAAGTTGTTGTTATGGGTATGGGAAAATCGGGCCATATTGGCAAAAAAATTGCAGCAACATTAGCAAGCACAGGCACACCTTCATTCTTTGTTCACCCAGGAGAAGCAAGCCATGGTGACCTAGGCATGATTGAAAAAGGTGATGTAGTCATTGCGATCTCAAACTCTGGTGAAGCTGGTGAAATTCTTGCTTTATTACCAGTAATTAAGCGCCTTGGCATTACTTTGATTACCATGACAGGAAAAACTGATTCAAGCATGGCAAAAGTTGCTGATGTAAATTTACAAATTACAGTACCTCAAGAAGCGTGCCCTCTAGGGTTAGCACCGACATCAAGCACCACGGCAACCCTAGCGATGGGCGATGCCTTTGCTGTTGCACTTCTGCAAGCTAAAGGATTCACTGCTGACGACTTTGCTTTGTCTCACCCAGGTGGCGCATTAGGCCGTAAATTACTGCTATTATTGTCTGATATCATGCATAAAGATGATGAGTTACCAATGGTAACCGAAGATGCATTAATTAAAACTGCATTGCTTGAAGTCTCTGAAAAAGGGCTTGGTATGACAGCTATTATTGATAGTGAACAAAAAGTCATTGGTATCTTTACTGATGGTGATTTACGTCGTCTTCTCGATAATCGCATTGACATTCACACCCAAACTATTGGTGAAGTCATGACGCACTCTCCAGCGGTTGCCAATCCAAGTTTACTGGCGGTTGAAGGCTTGAATTTAATGCAAGATAAAAAAATTAATGGCTTATTACTCTGCGATGAAAATAATCGCTTAGTTGGCGCACTCAATATGCATGACTTATTAAAAGCTGGAGTAATGTAA
- the ptsN gene encoding nitrogen regulatory IIA protein, PTS system — translation MQLSTILSLDCTKSAVQCSSKKRALELISEIAAPQIGQNPKELFESLLNREKMGSTGIGNGIAIPHGRIFDSENAVAVLLQCQEPIEFDSIDNRPVDILFALLVPDEQCKLHLKTLSSVAEKLNDKQILRQLRHAENDQDLYQLFTS, via the coding sequence ATGCAATTAAGCACCATTCTTTCATTGGATTGCACTAAAAGTGCAGTCCAATGCTCAAGCAAAAAACGCGCATTAGAACTTATCAGTGAAATTGCGGCTCCTCAAATAGGCCAAAATCCTAAAGAACTCTTTGAAAGCTTATTAAATAGAGAAAAAATGGGAAGCACCGGTATTGGTAATGGCATTGCTATTCCTCATGGCCGGATCTTTGATTCTGAAAATGCCGTTGCTGTTTTACTACAATGCCAAGAACCTATCGAATTCGATTCTATAGATAACCGACCTGTCGATATTCTTTTTGCCTTATTAGTTCCTGATGAACAATGTAAGTTGCACCTAAAGACACTTTCTTCCGTTGCTGAAAAGCTCAACGATAAGCAAATATTGCGTCAACTTCGCCATGCGGAAAATGACCAAGACCTCTATCAACTTTTCACGTCATAA